One window from the genome of Osmerus mordax isolate fOsmMor3 chromosome 19, fOsmMor3.pri, whole genome shotgun sequence encodes:
- the im:7138535 gene encoding protein FAM98B has protein sequence MERGITTVHAIKSLGYLGSACVTQCRCEELPCPLLTWLASNLKILCPELQDRKIGVVLVEELRTVLTCLHCPLTYVTEDTLNPFFLNKVIDFLVSELLAARILKYNETHPDDGRTVSEAEKEQRVADHSVDETAKWCQKLKEGDDVGTDDGMRSDDGMRSEEKERELASLFQNLDLDPASHLTDACHQVEVRLAQLPEGSMEPLLDTSLTSDQWRQVEKINCALLEDYECRRQMMIKRFQVTLQSFAWGEKEQERSKALASVPPLASISLPSQVSLPLLLAARKDQSWIRPVRAGLSTAVHKVLMGSVPDRGGRPGEIEPPMPSWEGRRERGKGSGRRGGNQQRRNFSGKKGKQRDAE, from the exons ATGGAGAGGGGGATAACGACCGTACACGCGATAAAATCGCTTGG GTACTTGGGAAGTGCGTGTGTCACACAATGTAGATGTGAAGAACTCCCATGTCCACTCCTCACCTGGTTGGCTTCAAACCTAAAGATTTTATGTCCAGAATTACAAG ACAGGAAGATTGGTGTTGTACTAGTGGAAGAGCTGCGGACTGTGTTAACATGCCTGCATTGTCCTCTCACCTATGTTACTGAAGATACACTAAACCCCTTTTTCCTGAACAAAGTCATTG ATTTCTTAGTGTCAGAATTACTCGCAGCAAGGATACTGAAATATAATGAAACGCATCCAGATGACGGGAGGACAGTGTCTGAGGCGGAGAAGGAGCAGAGGGTGGCAGATCACAGCGTTGACGAAACCGCGAAGTGGTGTCAAAAGTTGAAGGAAGGTGATGATGTAGGGACCGATGACGGAATGAGAAGCGATGACGGAATGAGAAgcgaagaaaaagagagggagctggCTTCATTGTTCCAAAACCTCGACTTAGATCCCGCTTCTCATCTAACAGACGCCTGCCATCAG gtggaggtgaggctggctCAGCTACCAGAGGGGAGCATGGAGCCACTTCTGGACACCAGTCTGACCTCAGACCAGTGG AGACAAGTGGAGAAGATAAATTGTGCTCTCTTGGAGGACTACGAATGTCGACGGCAGATGATGATCAAACGTTTTCAAGTCACACTTCAGTCTTTTGCCTGGGGAGAAAAAGAACAG GAACGCAGTAAGGCTCTCGCTTCAGTGCCTCCTCTCGCCTCcatttccctcccctcccaagtgtccctgcctctcctgctcgCGGCTCGGAAAGATCAGTCTTGGATTCGGCCAGTGAGAGCTGGGCTGAGCACTGCAGTCCACAAG GTGCTGATGGGCAGCGTTCCTGACAGGGGAGGCCGGCCAGGGGAGATCGAGCCCCCTATGCCTTcttgggaagggaggagagagaggggaaagggctCTGGGCGCAGAGGTGGAAATCAGCAACGCCGAAACTTCTCTGGAAAgaaggggaaacagagagacgcAGAGTAA
- the zgc:153345 gene encoding uncharacterized protein zgc:153345: MHSPAEDRSRVVAVINTLKTAGIRVKNWKNYLNGASLNNSLRKESQLKFAFGRDLSLVPQCDVKDVGGTVPKFLVDACGFLSHHLHTEGLFRKTGSLNRIRALRGGLEQGEPVFSQPYSATLQPCDVASLLKQFLRELPSPLIPVDLQAPLCHAQSLEEGQEGARDEATLLITALFPAVHTRALQYFCIFLRKTADRCDENRMEAGNLALVMAPNLLQSPAGGSKLTVGTERLLDRQAAVIKVLIAHADRIGVIPPCLLSMSPLSEGGEATPPSDGGKFQQRGVGVYRSLKRQRRRSVGEIFVDALSKLKTGFNPSTGSSNPADSQQNSRPTPQSPVTVKRKCTEDPVPEVEGSAKKRRSVQDLRESQSCNLSNVLSEVDPSEKQDACVTLRTSEEKKNPNKDSKLLNRPEVEEDCSQRRRSLRFFNTASWNLPNTTSTLPQSDHETVMPGSKMLSDDAGGVSICKAENTSRIPVILIDGPGRAVRENEVEDDPDLLNLSFMEDPTAAQDTPDSPTGTEGAERQGEVASPGGEDMEVLDSQNDSNRELGGVAKTEVNHGDGSPDEQTVREKVSGRASRKRRAPRRSISLPDVNLEHLRDEDESLEEDEGERCLSVSREDQELPDSGRTNAEGDRPTTSEDTASRTRNERAALKREHAPEKPVESGSGFKRSRMSVADHLRRFNALATLLRTPRAPPPPAPAPLLRDRLHETLLGREHRGSLGLRRQGARRFGRSISHDGVPGAPAGLGREADRPGGASPGPLVQSALPEPTGRPEAFRLELDPETHRLPGATRLENVPRPGGSPSAAAELPEQSQGCREEVGEFQPEEPSDKPELHHLLQEQLTLCDSDRVEGGDLTAPVQLDRQTQTEVTSARRRQSASPVGKNFQVREVQPRLPTAPSLHLHMHTCCVHINTATQTDSATPPESYGTANTEAECPPGDAPAFDFVAVDMDGCSLEASPPALTFRPTATRRRYRDSPRWLVHEVSMAAGESLQI; encoded by the exons ATGCATAGTCCAGCGGAGGATCGTTCGCGCGTAGTAGCAGTCATAAATACACTGAAAACAGCTGGGATTCGGGTAAAAAATTGGAAGAACTATTTGAATGGAGCGTCATTGAACAACTCTCTGAGAAAG GAGAGCCAGTTGAAGTTTGCGTTTGGTCGGGATCTGTCATTGGTTCCACAGTGCGATGTAAAAGATGTTGGCGGAACTGTGCCGAA GTTCTTGGTGGATGCCTGTGGGTTTTTATCTCATCATCTTCACACCGAAGGGCTGTTTCGGAAAACAGGGTCGTTAAACAGAATCCGAGCTCTGAGG GGTGGATTGGAGCAGGGAGAGCCGGTTTTCTCTCAGCCGTATTCAGCCACTCTGCAACCGTGCGACGTTGCATCCCTCCTGAAGCAGTTCCTGCGGGAGCTGCcgtctcccctcatccccgtGGACCTCCAGGCGCCTCTGTGCCACGCGCAGAGTTTGGAGGAAGGCCAGGAGGGAGCCAGAGATGAAGCGACGCTGCTCATCACAGCCCTGTTCCCTGCCGTACACACCCGGGCGCTCCAGTACTTCTGCATCTTCCTAAGAAagacagctgacag GTGTGATGAGAACCGGATGGAGGCGGGGAACCTGGCTCTTGTGATGGCCCCTAACCTGCTGCAGTCTCCTGCTGGAGGCTCCAAGCTGACTGTGGGCACAGAGAGACTactggacagacaggcagcggtCATAAAGGTTCTCATAGCACATGCCGATCGCATCG gggtgatccctccctgccttctgAGCATGTCTCCGTTGTCAGAGGGTGGGGAGGCCACGCCCCCTAGCGACGGGGGTAAGTTCCAGCAGAGAGGGGTTGGTGTGTACAGGAGCCTGAAGCGTCAGAGGCGGCGCAGTGTCGGAG AAATCTTTGTGGATGCCCTCAGTAAACTGAAGACAGGCTTCAACCCTTCAACTGGCTCTTCAAATCCTGCAGACA GTCAGCAGAATAGCCGTCCCACTCCTCAATCACCAGTCACAGTCAAGAGGAAATGTACTGAGGATCCAGTTCCAGAAGTTGAGGGCTCTGCCAAAAAAAG ACGCTCTGTCCAGGACCTGAGGGAGAGCCAAAGCTGTAATCTCTCAAACGTTCTGAGTGAAGTGGACCCGAGTGAGAAACAGGACGCCTGTGTCACACTACGTACatcagaggaaaagaagaatCCAAACAAAGATTCTAAATTACTTAACAG GCCTGAGGTTGAAGAGGATTGTTCTCAGCGAAGACGATCTCTACGATTCTTTAACACAGCCAGCTGGAACCTCCCA AACACGACTAGTACGTTGCCCCAAAGTGATCATGAAACCGTGATGCCTGGAAGTAAAATGTTGTCTGATGACGCGGGTGGAGTTTCCATCTGCAAGGCGGAGAACACGAGCAGAATCCCGGTCATTCTGATCGACGGGCCCGGAAGAG CTGTGAGGGAGAATGAGGTGGAGGACGACCCTGACCTGCTCAACCTCAGCTTCATGGAGGACCCCACAGCCGCCCAGGacacacctgactcccccaccgGCACGGAGGGAGCGGAGCGACAAGGTGAAGTCGCCTCGCCGGGAGGCGAGGACATGGAAGTACTTGATTCGCAGAATGACTCCAACCGTGAACTAGGAGGTGTGGCGAAGACTGAGGTAAATCACGGAGACGGGTCTCCAGACGAGCAGACGGTCAGAGAGAAAGTGTCGGGCCGGGCGAGCAGGAAACGGCGAGCACCTCGACGGTCGATCAGCCTGCCTGACGTGAACCTGGAGCACCTGAGAGATGAAGACGAATCCCTGGAGGAAGACGAAGGGGAGAGGTGTCTGTCCGTCAGCCGTGAAGACCAAGAGCTTCCGGACTCCGGGAGGACAAACGCAGAGGGCGACCGGCCGACGACCTCAGAAGACACAGCATCGAGGACGAGGAATGAAAGGGCGGCGCTGAAACGGGAGCATGCGCCGGAGAAGCCGGTCGAGTCCGGTTCGGGTTTCAAGAGGTCTCGTATGTCCGTCGCCGACCATCTCAGACGGTTCAACGCCCTGGCGACTCTGCTCCGCACGCCCAGGGCTCCGCCGCCGCCGGCCCCTGCGCCCCTCCTCAGAGACCGCCTGCACGAGACTCTGCTGGGGAGGGAGCACAGGGGCTCCCTGGGCCTACGGCGCCAGGGGGCGAGGCGGTTCGGACGCTCCATCAGTCACGACGGAGTCCCTGGAGCTCCGGCAGGGCTCGGCAGGGAAGCGGACCGGCCAGGGGGAGCCAGTCCAGGGCCCCTGGTCCAGTCAGCCCTGCCAGAGCCGACTGGGAGACCGGAGGCTTTCCGGCTGGAGCTGGATCCAGAGACCCACCGCCTTCCAGGAGCCACGAGGCTGGAGAACGTTCCACGGCCCGGGGGGAGTCCAAGCGCGGCTGCTGAACTGCCAGAGCAGAGCCAGGGATGCCGGGAGGAAGTCGGAGAATTTCAACCAGAGGAGCCGtcagacaagccagagctgcACCACctcctgcaggagcagctgacTCTGTGTGACTcagacagggtggaggggggagacctCACAGCCCCAGTTCAGCTGGATAGACAAACCCAGACAGAAGTCACCTCAGCTAGGCGACGCCAGAGCGCCTCGCCAGTGGGGAAGAACTTCCAGGTCAGAGAAGTCCAGCCCAGACTCCCTACAGCTCCCTCCTTGCACCTGCACATGCACACCTGCTGTGTTCACATCAACACGGCCACCCAGACTGACAGCGCGACGCCCCCTGAGAGCTACGGCACAGCAAACACCGAGGCAGAGTGCCCGCCTGGCGATGCCCCTGCGTTTGACTTCGTCGCTGTAGACATGGACGGATGTTCTCTGGAAgcttctcctcctgccctgaCGTTCAGGCCCACGGCCACCAGGAGGCGCTACAGAGACTCTCCTCGCTGGCTCGTCCATGAGGTCAGCATGGCCGCAGGGGAATCGCTGCAGATATGA